The sequence below is a genomic window from Shinella zoogloeoides.
AGCCGGTCGCCTGCAGGTGGCCGTTTTCCTCCAGGCAGATCCAGACATTCTCATAGGCCGGCGGCAGGCCGAGGGCGGCGATGCGCGCCTTGAGCGCCGCATCGCGCACGAGCGAACCATCCGGCAGGCGATAGCAGAAGCTGCGGCCGGCCCGCTGGCGCCGGATTCCGGGCTCGCTGTCGGAGACATAGACGAGACCGGTTGCCTTGAGATCTTCCGGCGCCATGTCCACCCTGCTAGCCCACAGGCTCGAAGACCGCGACGCTGGCCCCATAGACCGGCGCCGGGCTTTCCGCCGGATGCATGGCGAAGGCGTCGTCCTGCGCTCCCGTATCGAGCACGCGCTTCCATGCGGTGATGCCGTTCACCTGCGGCAACGTCACCTCGCAATCGCCGCCGGCATTGCAGACGAGGAATAGCTGGTCCGCGCCCTCGCCGTTCGCCGGCTTGCAAAGGAAGAGGCCGAGCGCCCTGAGATTGCCGTCCTTCCAGGCGGCATCGTCCATGAAGGCGCCGTCCGGCCGATACCAGGCGATCTCGATCGTACCGTCCTCCAACGCATCGCCCGTCAGGAAGCGCTCCTGCCGAAGCGCCGGATGGGCCTTGCGGAAGGCGATGGCGCCCTTGCAGAAATTCAGGAACGGATCGTCGAGACCGTTCCAGTCCGTCCAGCCGATCGCATTGTCCTGGCAATAGGCGTTGTTGTTGCCGTCCTGGCTGTTGCCGAGTTCGTCGCCGCCGAGCAGCATCGGCACGCCCTGGCTGAGCAGCAGCGTCGCGATCATGTTGCGGCGGCGGCGGTCGCGGGCGGAAAGGATGCCTTCATCCTCGGTCGGTCCTTCCGCACCCATATTGTGCGAATGATTGTCCGAGTGGCCGTCGCGATTGTCCTCGCCGTTCGCCTCATTGTGCTTGTCGTCGTAGGAGACGGTGTCCATGAGGGTGAAGCCGTCATGGGCGCTGAGGAGATTGACCGAGGCCGTCGCGCCCCGGTCGGAATGGTTGAACTGCGGTGCCGAACCGGTGAGGCGCGTCGCCAGTGCCGATGCCAGCCCCCCGTCGCCCTTCCAGAAGCGGCGCACGTCGTCGCGGTATTTGTCGTTCCATTCCCGGAACGGATGCGGAAAGCCGCCGACCTGGTAGCCGCCGTCACCGACGTCCCAGGGCTCGGCGATCAGCTTCACGCCTGACAGGATCGGATCCTGCCGGATGGCGTCGAAGAACGTGCCCTCCCGGTCGAACTCGATGTGCCGGGTGCGGCCGAGCGTGCTGGCGAGGTCGAAGCGGAAGCCATCGACATGCATGACGCCGACCCAGTAACGCAGGCTGTCGAGCACCATGCGCAGCACCATCGGATGGGCGATGTTGACGGTGTTGCCGGTGCCCGTCGTGTCGTAGCTATGGCGCAGGTCATCGGGCGAAAGACGGTAATAGCTGAGATTGTCGAGCCCGCGGAAGCTCAGCGTCGGACCCCGCTCCGAGCCTTCGGCCGTATGGTTGTAGACGACATCCATGATCACCTCGATGCCGGCGGCATGGAAGCGCTTGACCATGGTCTTGAATTCGGTGACGGCGCGGCCGGAGAGGAAGCGCGGCTGCGGCGCGAAGAACCCCAGCGTCTGGTAGCCCCAATAGTTGCGCAGGCCCTTTTCCAGGAGATAGCGGTCATCCGGAAAATACTGGATCGGCAGCAGTTCGACAGCGGAAATGCCGAGATCGACGAGATGTTCGACGATCGGGTCGCTCGCCATGCCCATGAAGGTTCCGCGCAGCTCTTCCGGCACACCCGGATGGGTCATCGTCATGCCGCGCACATGCGCCTCGTAGATGATCGTCTCCGTCCAGGGCCGGCGGATGGCGGCGTCGCCCGCCCAGTCGAAATCTGGATCCTGCACCACCCCCTTGACCATGAAGGGCGCGCTGTCGCGCTCGTCGAAGGAAAGATCCTCCGCCGGATCACCGATGCGATAACCGTAGAGCGCGTCGTCCCAGGCGATCTCCCCGAGGATCTGCTTGGCATAGGGATCGAGCAGCAGCTTGTTCGGGTTGAAACGGTGGCCGTTCTTCGGATCGTACGGCCCATGCGCCCGGTAGCCGTAGACCGTGCCGGGCTTCAGGCCGGCAATATAGCCGGACCAGACGTCGCCCTCGCGCTTGGGCAGCGGCAGGCGGGCGGTTTCCTCGGTGCCGTCCTCGCTGAAGAGGCAGAGCTCCATTTGCTCCGCATGGGCGGAAAAGACGGCGAAATGCGTGCCCTCGCCGGTGAATTCGGCGCCAAGCTCCGGCTTCATGAAATCGAGTTCGGAAAACGAATAGCTCATACGATCTGTCCCCTTGATCAAGCAGATGGCCTCCCTGAAATGAACAATGCGCGCGGTCTGAAAAGCCAACACCGAAGCTCATCGCGCCGGCAGGCGAAGCGTTTCGGATCGCTGGTCAGGTCGAGAAGCGGTGGTGCAACGCAAAAAGAGGAGATTTGTTCCGGAACTTTTCCGCGCCCGCCCGGTTCCGCTCCCCGCAACCAGCAGAGAGGACGGGGATGATACAGCCCTCACGAACGCCGAGAACCTGGGGCCCGAGCGTGCTGCAGGATGGACGGGTGCGGTTCCGTCTCTGGGCCCCCGCAGAAGAACAGGTCGCGGTGCTCGTCGCCGGACATGTCATCGAGATGCACCGTGAAGGTGACGGCTGGCACAGCGTCGAGACGGACCTTGCGGGGCCGGGAGACGCCTATTCGTTTCGCCTTGCAGATCGCTCGAACATAAACGACCCCGCCTCCCACGCCCAGACGGACGGCGTCGCAGGCCCCTCCATCATCGTCGATCACGAGCGCTATGACTGGCAAAATCCCGGCTGGAAGGGCCGCCCCTGGCACGAGGCGATCGTCTACGAACTGCACATCGGCACCTTCACCCCGGAAGGCACGTTCCGCGCCGCCATCGACCGACTGGCCCATCTGCGCCACGTCGGCATCACGGCCGTCGAGATCATGCCGGTCGCCCATTTCACCGGTGAGCGCGGCTGGGGCTATGACGGCGTGCTGCACTATGCGCCGCACAACGCGTACGGCACCCCTGACGACCTGAAGGCCTTCGTCGACGCGGCGCACGGCCATGGCATCATGGTGCTGCTCGACGTGGTCTACAACCATTTCGGCCCGATCGGAAACGTCCTGCCCCGCATCGCCCCGCCCTTCTTCCATCCGGAACGCCACACGCCCTGGGGCGCGGCGCTGGCTTTCGAACAGCGCGCCGTGCGGCGATACTTCATCGAAAACGCGCTGCACTGGCTTATCGACTACCGTTTCGACGGCCTGCGCTTCGACGCGACGGAAGAAATCGACGACGAAAGCGACAACCATCTGCTCATCGAACTGGCGCAGGAAATTCGGCGGAACGTACCGGACCGCGAAATCCATCTCGTCGTAGAGGACCAGACGAGCCGCAAGAGCCTGCTGAACCGGGACGGCGGCGTCACGCATCACTATACGGCCGGCTGGAACGACGAATTCCACCACGCCCTGCACGTCATCGCGACGGGCGAGGCCCAGGGCCATTATGCGCGGTTCGTGGAGAATGCGGACGACATCCTGCGGGAATCGGCCGCAAAAGGCTTCGCACTTGCCGATCGCACCAGGGATCGGATCGGCCCGCCACCGCAGGACCCGCTGCCGCCGGAAGTGAACGTCAATTTCCTCCACAACCACGACCAGATCGGCAACCGCGCCTTCGGCGAGCGGCTGCCGGTCCTTGCCGACCCCGCCTTGCTCAACGTCATGACCGCGCTCCTCATCCTCGCGCCGGCCGTGCCGATGCTCTTCATGGGCGAAGAATACGGCGAGCAGCGGCCGTTTTATTTTTTCGCCGATTTCGAAGGGGAACTTGCCCTCGCAACGAAACAGGGCCGCAAGGACGAGGCGGAAAAATTCGGCGGCATTCCCGAAGGAAAGACGATGGAGGATCTTCCCGATCCGGGCGCCGAAGAGACGTTCCAGCGCTCGAAACTCGATTGGCCGCGTGCCGATTCCGCCGGCGGCCGGCAGCAGCTTGGCTTCATCCGCGAGCTGATCCGGCTGCGGCAGGCGCATATCGTGCCGCTGCTTGCCGGCCCCGGCGTGGCCGAGCCGCATATCCTGCCTGCCGAAAGCGGCATTTTCGCCATCGACTGGCGGTTCAAGGAGGCGACGCTCGCCATCCGCGCGAACCTGACCAGCGAAAGCAGGCCCTGGCCGGCCGTCGCCGGCGACACGATCTTCGCGCTCTCCACCGGCGGCGCGGGCGGGCCGTCGATCGTCGTCGCCCTGGAACCGGTGCGGCGATAGCGCCCGGGAACCAACGTCCTGTTCGATTGTTTATGCCTGCAAGAGGGAGGTCCCCATGCATATCGGTGAGATCATGACCCGCAATGTCCACCTCGTCCGGCCGGAGGAGACCTTGCAATATGCCGCCAGCCTGATGGCGGAGTGGGACATCGCCTTCCTGCCGGTCGCCGATGCAAGCGGCCTCGTCGGAACGCTGACCGACAGGGACGTCATCCTGCGCGCGGTCGCGCCCGGCCTCGATGCCGAAACCACCAAGGTCTCCGACATCATGACCACCAACATCACCTATTGCTACGACGACGAGGAGGCCTCCGACGTTCTGGCGAACATGAAGGCGCTGCATCTTCGTCGCCTTGCCGTGCTCGACCGGCAAAGCCGGCTGTCCGGCGTCGTTTCGCGGACGGACTTCGCCCGTCACGGCATGTGAGCCGGCAATGGAACAAATCGGGAGGATGTGCGTTCTGGCCGCCGACACCGCACCCTCCAGGACCCCATGACCATCCCCCGCTCGACCTACCGCCTCCAGTTCCGCAACGGCATGGACTTCGAGAGGGCACGCCAGCTTGTGCCTTATCTCGAACGTCTCGGCATCGACCATCTCTACGCCTCGCCGGTCATGACCGCGGTGGGTGGTTCCACGCACGGCTACGATGTCACCCATGCAAATGAGGTCGATCCCTCGCTCGGCGGCCTTGACGGCCTGCGCCGGCTTGCGGACGAGCTGCATGCACGCGGCATGGGCCTCATCCTCGACATCGTGCCGAACCACATGGCCGCAAGCCTTGAAAACCCCTGGTGGCGCAGTGTGGTGGCTTGGGGGGCGGAAAGCCCGTTTTCCGGCCATTTCGATATCGACTGGTCGCAAAGGCTCACTCTGCCCTTCCTCGGCAAGGATTTCGCCGCGGAACTGGCGGATGGCACGATCCGCCTCGCGCTCCACCCCGAGCACGACGCCCTCGCGTTCCGCTATCATGACAACCTCTATCCCCTCCATCCCGGCACCTATTGGCTGGCGCTCGACGGCCACGGCACGTTCGCCGTGACGGCGAACCCGCAGGACGATCCGCAAGCCCGGGCAGTCCTGTCCGAAGCGCTTGCATCAACGGGCGCCCGCGCGGCGCTGGAAAAGGCCGTCGATATGATTTCGGCGGACCGCGCCCGGCTCGCCGCCATCCATGATGCGCAGCCATGGCAGCTCACCGACTGGAAAACCGCAAGCCGGCATCTCAGCTATCGCCGCTTCTTCGAGATCGCCGGCCTCGCGGGCCTGCGCATCGAGGAACCGCGCGTCTTCGACGACTGCCATCGCCTGATCCTCGAGCTCGTGCGCGACGGCACCGTGGACGGCCTGCGCATCGACCATGTGGACGGGCTTGCCGATCCCGCGGCCTATCTGAAACGCCTACGCGCCGCCGTCGGTCCTGATGTCTACATCGTCGTCGAGAAAATCCTCGAAAAGGAGGAGCCCTTCGCCACGCATTGGCCGGTCGAGGGCACGACGGGCTACGAATTCATCGCGTCCCTCGCCGACGCGCTGGCCGACGAACGAGAGGGCGGCGGGCTGGCAGAGGCCTTCCGGCCGCTCCGGCACGAGGACCATCGCGGAACCTATACGCAGGAAATGCGCGCCAGCAAAAGGCAGATGCTTTCGGACAATTTCGAGGGCGAGGTCCGCCGCCTCGCCCGGCTGGCAAAGGACATGGCCGACCGGACAGATGCCGACCTCTCCCGCAGCGCGCTTGCCGAGGCGCTCTGCGCCATGATCATCGCGCTGCCCGTCTACCGCACCTATACGACGGCGACGGCCGGTGCGGACGGGTGGGACCGCCAGCTCCTCGCCGCAGCCCGGCAACACGCGCAGGAAGACGTACGCCCGGAGGTCCGCGAGGCGATCGACTTCATCTGGGAACTGCTCATCGACGACAGGACCTGCAGCAGCCTGGCCGGCTGCCCCGAATTCCGCATTCGCCTGCAGCAGCTCAGCGGTCCCATCATGGCCAAAGCGCTGGAAGACACGCTTTTCTACCGCGAAAACGCCTTCATCGCCCTGAACGAGGTCGGTGGCGATCCCGGCCGGCCGTCCGGCGGCCCGGCCGCCTTCCATGCGGCCATGCAGGCACGCGCGGAGACCCTGCCCCAAGCCCTCTCGGCAACATCGACGCACGACACGAAGCGCGGCGAGGATGCCCGGGCGCGGCTCTATACGCTCAGCGAGGCGCCGGATGCATGGATCGCGGCGACAGGGCGCTGGTCCTCCCTCAATGCGCGGTTTCTGCGCACTCATGCCGGCCGCACCGTTCCCGAAGCGGACGTGGAATGGCTCGTCTACCAATCGCTGGCCGGCGCCTGGCCGCTTGGCGGACGGAACGATCGCTCCGCCATAGAGGCTCTTGGAGAACGGATGCCGCCCTATGTCGAGAAGGCGTTGCGCGAAGCGAAGATCCGCTCGAACTGGAGCGAACCAGATTTCGACTATGAGCAGAAGGTCATCGGCTTCGTGAAGGACGCGCTGGGGAACGGCACCTTCCTCGACGACTTCACTGAAACGCTTGCGCCCTTCATCGCGGCCGGTCTGATGAATTCGCTGACGCAGACGCTGGTCAAGCTGACGGCCCCCGGCATTCCCGATATCTACCAAGGCAGCGAGCGCTGCGATCTCTCCCTGGTCGATCCCGACAATCGGGCGCCCCTGGATGTGTCGTCCTGCAGCGTTCCGCAAAAACCGCCGGCCTCGCAAGCGAACTTCCCCGACTACAAGCAATGGCTGATCGCAACCGTGCTTGCCGCACGCGGGCGGAAACCCGATCCGTTCGCCGGACCTTACGTTCCGCTGGAATTTTCGGACGGTGGCCGGCAGGCGCTGGCCTTCCTGCGCGGCACGCCTGAAGACTTCGCCCTGACCGTCGTACCGCGCCTCACTTATGGGAAAGTCGACCGGGAAAACCTGTGCCTGACGGAAGAGGCGATGGCCGGAATCGCCCTCGTCGTTCCCGCCGGTTTCGAAGGCCGCACCGTGCGTTCGGTACTCGACGACCGGACGTTTACGCTCGGCGGCACGCTGCCGCTCGCGGATATCTTACGGGTCGCGCCGGTGGCCCTGTTCATCGACACCTAGCCGGCGTCAATGCCGCCCGAAAAGCTCGACGAGATCGACGGCATCCGTCGTCTTGCTGCCGAGCTTGAGGTGTTTTTCGATATGCCGCAGATGGGTCGCCATGGTGCGCGCGGCCTTGTCGGCATCCCGGGCATGGAAGGCATCGACGATCGCCGTATGCTCGTCGTCGCGACAGTTGCTGACGCCCGGCGCCCCGAAAATGCCGATGATCAGCGAGGTCCGCGTCACCAGTTCCTTCATGGTGCGAATGAGGATCGCATTGCCGGCGACCTGCGCGAGCATGGTGTGGAACTGCCCGGACAGCCGGATCGCGTCGTGACGGTGCCGTTCGTTGTGGGCGAGGTGCTCCATTTCGAGGTGGCGGACGAGCATGGCGATATCCTCGTCCGTCGCCCGCTGCACGGCAAGGCGCGCGATGTTCGGCTCCAGCGCGATGCGGGCCTCGAAAACCTCGCGGGCCTGCTCGGCGGTCGGTGAGGCGACGAAGGCGCCGCGATTTGCGTGCAGTTCCACGACCTCACGGCTCGCGAGCAGCAGGAGGCTGCGGCGGATGCGCATGCGCCCGACGCCGAAGGCCTCGCACAGCGCGGATTCGGAGAGTTTGGTGCCCGGCGGCAGCCGCTGTTCGACGACCGCGTCGAAAATCCGCTCGACGATATCCTCCTCGTCGATCTCCTCCACGTCCACCAGGTTTTCCCTGCTCATATCAACCACCGCATTTACCTCGACATGCACCGCCGCATTGCAACACCTTTAAATAGGGCCGATTTGGTTGACCAACAAGCGTCGATTTCGTCGACATGACCTGCACACTCTTGTTTACAACCACTTGACAAGATCGTTAACAATGCGCTCAATACTCTTGCCAGGGACGATCGTAGCCGCACACGCGGCCCGTTCGACCAAAGAAAACAGATCACAATGGCCCAGAGGAAGAACATCATGCACAAGCGCACATTCCTGAAGTTTTCCGCCCTCGCCGCAGCGACGGTGCTCGCCATGCCGCTGATGGCATATGCCCAGAACGCGACGCTGAAGATCGGCTTCGTCGGCGTCACGTCCGGTCCTGCCGCATCCTGGGGCGTCTCGAACCAGCGCTCGATGGAAACGCGCGCGGCCTGGCTGAACGAGCTCGGCGGCGTCAAGATCGGCGACAAGACCTATAATATCGAGATCGTTCCCTTCGACGACCAGAAGGACCCCAAGCGCGCCATCGCCGGCATGGAGAAGATGGCGCAGGACGGCGTGCACTACGTCGTCGGCCCGAACGTGGATGACGGCGCCGCTGCCGTGCGCCCGGTCGCCGAGCAGAATGGCATCATGTATTTCCCCTACGCATTCCCGAAGGAACTCTTCACGGCGCCGGCATCAAACGCGATCCTCGGCATGGTGGCGAACTACCAGTCGGGGCCTGCCATCTACAAATTCCTGAAGGAAAACAAGGGCGTTAAGAAGGTTGCCTTCGTCGCCGCCAACGAATCCGACCCGCTGAGCCAGCGTGAATCCGGCATTGCCGCCGCCGAAGCGCTTGGGCTGGAAGTCGTGTCGGGCAACGTAACCTACCAGGTTGACACGACCGACTTCACGCCGGTCCTGCTGCCCGTCATCCAGGCAACGCCGGATCTGCTCGTCCTCTCCGGCGTCTCGCCGGCCAATGCCCCGCAGCTCATCCGCTCGGCCCGCGAACTCGGCTATACCGGCCTCATCTCGACGGAAACGGGGCAGGATGCCAGCGTTCTGCAGGAAGGAGCGGGCGAACTTGCGGATGGCTTCATTTCCGTCGGCGGTGCTTCCACGCCGGAGCTTGCGAGCGACACGATGACGGAATTCGTCGCGCGCTACACGAAGATGTTCGGCGAATACAATGACGAGTCGAACACCAAGGTCTATGCGCTCGAATACATCATCGAGACGTTGAAGGCGAACCCGGCCGCCATCGACAATGTCGATGAGTTCAAGAAGACGATGGACACGTTCGAGGCCGCCAACCCCTTCATGAAGGGCGACGCCAAGCTGAAATATGTCGGCATGACCTCCTTCGGCCAGAAGCGTCAGGTCTCCGTTCCGCTCGTCGTCAACGAATACAAGGGCGGCAAGTTCGAGACGCTGTTCGTCGGCCAGGTCGACTGATCGGAGCCTAGGCATTTCGAATACGGGGTCCGGACCGACAATGTCCGGCCGGACCCCTTCTTTGCCTGAATCTTCCATTGGAGGCTCACGATGGAACAGATAATCGCCAACGGTCTCTACCTCGGGGCGCAATATGCGTTGATCGCCCTCGGATTGACACTGATCTTCTCCCTGATGAACGTGCTGAACTTCGC
It includes:
- the glgX gene encoding glycogen debranching protein GlgX, whose translation is MSYSFSELDFMKPELGAEFTGEGTHFAVFSAHAEQMELCLFSEDGTEETARLPLPKREGDVWSGYIAGLKPGTVYGYRAHGPYDPKNGHRFNPNKLLLDPYAKQILGEIAWDDALYGYRIGDPAEDLSFDERDSAPFMVKGVVQDPDFDWAGDAAIRRPWTETIIYEAHVRGMTMTHPGVPEELRGTFMGMASDPIVEHLVDLGISAVELLPIQYFPDDRYLLEKGLRNYWGYQTLGFFAPQPRFLSGRAVTEFKTMVKRFHAAGIEVIMDVVYNHTAEGSERGPTLSFRGLDNLSYYRLSPDDLRHSYDTTGTGNTVNIAHPMVLRMVLDSLRYWVGVMHVDGFRFDLASTLGRTRHIEFDREGTFFDAIRQDPILSGVKLIAEPWDVGDGGYQVGGFPHPFREWNDKYRDDVRRFWKGDGGLASALATRLTGSAPQFNHSDRGATASVNLLSAHDGFTLMDTVSYDDKHNEANGEDNRDGHSDNHSHNMGAEGPTEDEGILSARDRRRRNMIATLLLSQGVPMLLGGDELGNSQDGNNNAYCQDNAIGWTDWNGLDDPFLNFCKGAIAFRKAHPALRQERFLTGDALEDGTIEIAWYRPDGAFMDDAAWKDGNLRALGLFLCKPANGEGADQLFLVCNAGGDCEVTLPQVNGITAWKRVLDTGAQDDAFAMHPAESPAPVYGASVAVFEPVG
- a CDS encoding CBS domain-containing protein; its protein translation is MHIGEIMTRNVHLVRPEETLQYAASLMAEWDIAFLPVADASGLVGTLTDRDVILRAVAPGLDAETTKVSDIMTTNITYCYDDEEASDVLANMKALHLRRLAVLDRQSRLSGVVSRTDFARHGM
- a CDS encoding GntR family transcriptional regulator, whose translation is MSRENLVDVEEIDEEDIVERIFDAVVEQRLPPGTKLSESALCEAFGVGRMRIRRSLLLLASREVVELHANRGAFVASPTAEQAREVFEARIALEPNIARLAVQRATDEDIAMLVRHLEMEHLAHNERHRHDAIRLSGQFHTMLAQVAGNAILIRTMKELVTRTSLIIGIFGAPGVSNCRDDEHTAIVDAFHARDADKAARTMATHLRHIEKHLKLGSKTTDAVDLVELFGRH
- the treY gene encoding malto-oligosyltrehalose synthase gives rise to the protein MTIPRSTYRLQFRNGMDFERARQLVPYLERLGIDHLYASPVMTAVGGSTHGYDVTHANEVDPSLGGLDGLRRLADELHARGMGLILDIVPNHMAASLENPWWRSVVAWGAESPFSGHFDIDWSQRLTLPFLGKDFAAELADGTIRLALHPEHDALAFRYHDNLYPLHPGTYWLALDGHGTFAVTANPQDDPQARAVLSEALASTGARAALEKAVDMISADRARLAAIHDAQPWQLTDWKTASRHLSYRRFFEIAGLAGLRIEEPRVFDDCHRLILELVRDGTVDGLRIDHVDGLADPAAYLKRLRAAVGPDVYIVVEKILEKEEPFATHWPVEGTTGYEFIASLADALADEREGGGLAEAFRPLRHEDHRGTYTQEMRASKRQMLSDNFEGEVRRLARLAKDMADRTDADLSRSALAEALCAMIIALPVYRTYTTATAGADGWDRQLLAAARQHAQEDVRPEVREAIDFIWELLIDDRTCSSLAGCPEFRIRLQQLSGPIMAKALEDTLFYRENAFIALNEVGGDPGRPSGGPAAFHAAMQARAETLPQALSATSTHDTKRGEDARARLYTLSEAPDAWIAATGRWSSLNARFLRTHAGRTVPEADVEWLVYQSLAGAWPLGGRNDRSAIEALGERMPPYVEKALREAKIRSNWSEPDFDYEQKVIGFVKDALGNGTFLDDFTETLAPFIAAGLMNSLTQTLVKLTAPGIPDIYQGSERCDLSLVDPDNRAPLDVSSCSVPQKPPASQANFPDYKQWLIATVLAARGRKPDPFAGPYVPLEFSDGGRQALAFLRGTPEDFALTVVPRLTYGKVDRENLCLTEEAMAGIALVVPAGFEGRTVRSVLDDRTFTLGGTLPLADILRVAPVALFIDT
- a CDS encoding ABC transporter substrate-binding protein — protein: MHKRTFLKFSALAAATVLAMPLMAYAQNATLKIGFVGVTSGPAASWGVSNQRSMETRAAWLNELGGVKIGDKTYNIEIVPFDDQKDPKRAIAGMEKMAQDGVHYVVGPNVDDGAAAVRPVAEQNGIMYFPYAFPKELFTAPASNAILGMVANYQSGPAIYKFLKENKGVKKVAFVAANESDPLSQRESGIAAAEALGLEVVSGNVTYQVDTTDFTPVLLPVIQATPDLLVLSGVSPANAPQLIRSARELGYTGLISTETGQDASVLQEGAGELADGFISVGGASTPELASDTMTEFVARYTKMFGEYNDESNTKVYALEYIIETLKANPAAIDNVDEFKKTMDTFEAANPFMKGDAKLKYVGMTSFGQKRQVSVPLVVNEYKGGKFETLFVGQVD
- the treZ gene encoding malto-oligosyltrehalose trehalohydrolase; translation: MIQPSRTPRTWGPSVLQDGRVRFRLWAPAEEQVAVLVAGHVIEMHREGDGWHSVETDLAGPGDAYSFRLADRSNINDPASHAQTDGVAGPSIIVDHERYDWQNPGWKGRPWHEAIVYELHIGTFTPEGTFRAAIDRLAHLRHVGITAVEIMPVAHFTGERGWGYDGVLHYAPHNAYGTPDDLKAFVDAAHGHGIMVLLDVVYNHFGPIGNVLPRIAPPFFHPERHTPWGAALAFEQRAVRRYFIENALHWLIDYRFDGLRFDATEEIDDESDNHLLIELAQEIRRNVPDREIHLVVEDQTSRKSLLNRDGGVTHHYTAGWNDEFHHALHVIATGEAQGHYARFVENADDILRESAAKGFALADRTRDRIGPPPQDPLPPEVNVNFLHNHDQIGNRAFGERLPVLADPALLNVMTALLILAPAVPMLFMGEEYGEQRPFYFFADFEGELALATKQGRKDEAEKFGGIPEGKTMEDLPDPGAEETFQRSKLDWPRADSAGGRQQLGFIRELIRLRQAHIVPLLAGPGVAEPHILPAESGIFAIDWRFKEATLAIRANLTSESRPWPAVAGDTIFALSTGGAGGPSIVVALEPVRR